From a single Oncorhynchus nerka isolate Pitt River linkage group LG11, Oner_Uvic_2.0, whole genome shotgun sequence genomic region:
- the LOC115137651 gene encoding LOW QUALITY PROTEIN: uncharacterized protein LOC115137651 (The sequence of the model RefSeq protein was modified relative to this genomic sequence to represent the inferred CDS: deleted 1 base in 1 codon; substituted 1 base at 1 genomic stop codon) — MDLSERRPNKWWTESDTFAMLALIEQLDLVHELDKKRQRNDSHFRRLRYSLAKRDIYFTVNQIRNRWKSLKHKYRKIKTAGYRSAAARLSAIESFRYFRMLDRMLARRPGXGAPVQGIADGHNMVVLTPSDLEDHTDVKKCMLCVGLLCSPFFSGDVAQPESAAPWQDSLAPALEGEADETNAIPIEANASTPGWALKSDEIMTLGLSGEYLYPVKREPHSVPSLHDDEGARDSTGCSPQEQTGTCEDTSTLILQQLTILNHQLGEQLTEQRAFHCSMLGMMDRQIEVLEQLSNCSTGRQVKAEPDDSNTPISQQVHNSLVRILRGVEQVQTQGHQQCSCKAYPSQPTSPSRDENSTSDTSNPQPSDHGRPEPQGPSPSEQLPTSPQKGVLLNGLSNKFQHN; from the exons ATGGACCTGAGTGAGAGGAGGCCCAACAAGTGGTGGACAGAGTCGGACACCTTCGCCATGCTGGCCCTCATCGAGCAGCTGGACCTGGTGCATGAGCTGGATAAGAAGCGCCAGCGCAACGACTCGCACTTCCGCCGCCTGCGCTACAGCCTGGCCAAGCGGGACATCTACTTCACTGTCAACCAGATACGCAACCGCTGGAAGAGCCTCAAGCACAAGTACCGCAAGATCAAGACGGCGGGATACCGTAGCGCCGCTGCACGCCTGTCCGCCATCGAGTCGTTCCGTTACTTTCGTATGCTGGACCGCATGCTGGCCAGGAGG CCCGGGTGAGGGGCCCCAGTGCAAGGCATTGCAGATGGACACAATATGGTGGTGTTGACCCCTTCAGACCTGGAGGATCATACTGATG TAAAGAAGTGTATGCTTTGCGTTGGCCTGCTCTGCTCACCCTTCTTCTCAGGTGATGTTGCTCAGCCCGAATCTGCGGCCCCTTGGCAGGACAGCCTGGCTCCAGCTCTAGAGGGAGAAGCAGACGAGACTAATGCCATCCCAATAGAGGCCAACGCCAGCACTCCGGGCTGGGCCTTGAAGTCAGACGAGATAATGACTTTGGGTCTGTCTGGAGAGTATCTTTACCCAGTGAAGAGAGAGCCACATTCAGTACCCTCTTTACATGATGATGAGGGAGCTAGGGACTCCACTGGCTGCAGTCCACAAGAACAAACTG GCACTTGTGAGGACACCAGCACCCTGATCCTCCAGCAGCTCACCATCCTGAACCATCAGCTAGGGGAACAACTCACTGAGCAAAGGGCCTTCCACTGCAGCATGCTGGGTATGATGGACCGACAGATAGAGGTCCTGGAGCAGCTCTCCAACTGCTCCACAGGCCGCCAGGTCAAGGCCGAACCCGATGACAGTAATACTCCTATCAGCCAGCAGGTCCACAACTCCCTGGTGCGCATCTTGAGAGGAGTGGAACAGGTCCAAACCCAAGGACACCAGCAATGCTCATGCAAGGCCTACCCCTCACAGCCTACATCACCCTCCAGGGATGAGAACTCAACTAGTGACACATCCAACCCTCAGCCCTCAGACCATGGGCGTCCTGAACCTCAAGGACCATCCCCCTCAGAGCAGCTTCCCACTTCCCCACAGAAGGGTGTTTTGCTTAACGGACTCTCAAACAAGTTCCAGCACAACTGA